The nucleotide window ACTTGAAATCGATTTCGCAATGTTCAATGAATCGATTATCGAGTGGATGAATAATAAAAACCAGAAATTGACAAATAATCTCCACTCACAAATTTAGATTGCGGCAGCCCTCGCCCCTCTGCACCCTCATTGGCTCGAAATGGGGGGGATGGGGATTATACAAGggttgttttttttctctctaaaatgACACCGTTTTGTATTACCAACAAAtataacaattaaatattataaaacttacgtataaatataataattatataattctttaaatgttgccaaaaaaatagaattctttaaatatacatatcagAGGATATCATTTTTCtagtaatataaatatttaatttttttatttataaatactatatattattCACTCTATATCAATTTAAGtggtgtttaaaaattttagttttgttttataataagtgatgtttttactattttataaaaaaattaatgtcaTTTAAAAGTTAtgaccaattataaaatataatattttttattagttaaattagttttatttaatgctatttttatgtaatcaagataaactacataaaattttgtattttcttaatctttgttcaaaaattttaaataccatttaaaatgatacatactCCCTTTGTTCCTTATAGAtccaatttttagaaaaaaaaaattgtttcaaaaagatacatttttttacatttttaagacattaattaatgaaaaatttaaaattgtacttttcaaaaaatacaattgtgtttaataaaagggcaaatctccaaaatagcacatttctaagtttatatcacaaaaatagcactcaaaaactaaaatgaccaaaatagcattttatcttttgaaaaatttaaatttttttatttttcaaaatttgaaatcttatccccaaaacctcacttctcaattctaaaccctaaaatctaaactctaaaccctaaaccctaaattctaaaccctaaaccccaccccttgagtgttatttttgtgacttttggccttgaatgctagtttgggaacaaaaacttgatttagtgctattttagtctttttctcttaataaaatctcattagttaaaagttattgggaatagttaattaagaaaaacaatgtattggaaaatacaattttaaatgttttcttaataagtgtgaaaaaaaCTATAACATGAATCTTTTAGGAATAGAGAGAgtataaaatactaaaaccaATCATGGATTGAAAAAATTTAAGGATATTTTGTTAATCCCTAGTCTTTGAGTTGAgaactttttaatttaaatttgtaaattaaGGATTGTGTTGtcaatttctgttttttttacaGGATAATTTCTGCCTTTTTGGTTTTACTAATAAAAAAAGCAAAATTCAATGAAACGTCGCGTAGTGTTCAACTAAAAGACAAAAACGACACGAGGGTTCTCATTAGCATCATCGTCTATATAAACACATCCGCAATTTGGATGCCACAAAATCGAACTCCCTTTCAAATCCCTCGGTGTGCTCTTGCTGCTGGCACAACGAGCTTCCTCTAAGGAAATGGATCCCTCCCTTTTGAAGCTCCTCGAAGAAGATGACGAGGTTAGCTTTCGAATTTCAAACTCTCGTTTCGAGTTCCGTATAGTCTCTGCGGAATTTTACGCGATGTCTTCCTCTGTGGCCGGATCATCGTCTTGATCTCGATTCCCGCTGATTGTGTGGTAGGATGAATCTATGCACTCGAAGGAAGACGTCGACGCGTTCCAGGCCTCTCTGATTCGAGAAATCGAAGGTTCTTCTGTAACCTAATCGAACGAGCACCATCTTCAAATTCTTTAGGTTTCTTAGATGATTTAGATGAAAGAGTAACGATCCTGATGATGGTTAGTTTTGTTATAGAGATGAGCGAGTGTCATAGAGATGTATTTAGTTTTGTTAGTCAGGCTAGATGTTACGTTAATGATCTTGATGATGGTTAACATTGATTCTAGTGAATCACTTATTTGCCTCTCGCTTTAGTGATGGTCACTCTCTACTTTATTATAGAAACAGTTAACCTGTGATCTTTGGAACCTGTTGAACATGATATTGAACTATTTTGTTCATGATCTTCGCTTTCTGTTCACTTTGGATATTGAATTACTTTGATTATGACAGACATTCTGTTATTTCTGAAGGAGGAAACCATTCTTGGAGTCAGCAGTTTGCAGCATGGAATAATGGTATTACTCGAGATGCTAATACCAATAAGCTCCATATCCTTGAGAGCACTCAGATGaaagagcaacaacaacaacaacaacaacagcactCAGACCGAGAATTAAAGCCAGAAGATGAATCACCCGTACAGCTCAACCACAACCTGCCTCAGAACCATCTACAACCAGATGGACTCTCTGAGAATCCTTCCCATGTTCCCCAAGCAACTGACTTGCAGTCTAGGAACAACTCTATTAGTATGGAACAACCTGTTGGCTCTGTAAATCTTGGTCCGACACAACTACAAGTCGGTGAGTTGTTTCGTCTACTGAGACCCCAAGTTGACAAAGATAGAGGGAAGCAGCTCAATACACTGTTTTATAAATTCAAGGTGGGGTTTTACATCCATGGAATGACTCAGATCTCTCACTGAAACTCTCACTaaagttattttctttttatactCTTTTTTTTGCAGAGTAACGAAGTTACAAAGGAAAGTTTCTTACGACAAGCAAGGAATATTGTAGGTGAACGAATGATCTTATGGGCAGTTAGGAAACTGCAACAACAGGTATCCTTTGGCATTTCGTTTTTGTGCCGCTCAGTTATTAGTACCTAATATTAGAGTAATCATTTTCTTGTTGGTAGTGTATCCATGATCTCATTGGTGAAGGTAGAACCTTGCAGTTTTCTTAGCATTTATAGGTACTTCAATGATTTTCGTTTAGCTGCTTGCAAGTAGAGTTTAGTTTTTCATATATAATTAGTTTGTAAGCACATATTATGGTCTTAAAATGGGTAACTGGTAATTGCTCCAGTTAAGTGACCTGTTGAGCATATACTTTTATTGAAAGATTTTCTTATACGTTCTGGTATCATCTGAATTAAGGCAATGTTTTCATATTATGTGGgtcattattttcatatatatggtGTCTCAAAGAGTTATATATGGAAAATTCATTTCTCAGGATGGGATCCTTGAACATTATGTCTAAAGTGGATTCTTCTATTGAAATTTTTATGTGGCCTGTTTAGCTGAATAACATGCTGAGCCAGGAAAAACCCAGAAAATCTAGCAGAAAGCTGATTATGGTGACAACTAAAAGTCAAGAACGTCATGTGCTAGCTAAATTCTTTATTAGCAGATTTCACCAGATTGTACCTACGATGATTAGTCATGGTTTTCCTGATCTTATACTTCCATATTTTTCTGAGCGTTGTAGTTAACATTGGCTGAGAGCAACTAGTGCAAGGAACCCCATAAAAGGGCTATCTATTGTGTTTGGTGTTTTCAGTTATATATCTATGTAAACCCTGAAGTAGATTTGAAAATTAAGGGAAGTGTATATGAACTTGTGAAGAGAAAGATATCTTACTTCTGAACTCTGCCAAATTAAATGTATTATAAAGAACTCTCACTTGAAAATTGCTGCATTGCTATGTCATTTTCCAATTGTAGTATTGAGTGGAATAGTACAAGCTATATACTTTTTTGTTTTGGAATTGTGGCTCATTGAAGTCATATGAATAATATGTACCAGGGAAATAAGGGGGTCAAAGTGCCTGATGGCTCAAACCATTACAGAGAGCCCTTTACTTCTGCTGGTATAGATTATTCAGCTGATGCATTTACTTTTGCGATCATTATAGAACTTTCTCAAGTAGATTGTATCTTATGATTTTCATGTTGCCCAGAAGACCAATCCCTGATACAATCTTTAACCGAAGACATCAGTGCTAAAAAATCTGACACTTATGGAAGTCATGATAACCAACTACATTCAACAAGTTCGGGCACCTTAAGCAGTTCAGCTACTGTGCACGGATTACACAATTCTGAGAGTCCAGTTTCTGTGAATGGTCCAGCTATGGTTCATGGTGGCCCTATATTCCCCAACCAAAATAACTCATCCTTGCCTATAAATCCGGCTCCTTGCCGAGGATCAGTCACCAAGGACCAGACAATGAGCAATGATCAGACAGTGGCCCACGTGAAGCAGAAATTGACTGATCAAAGCTTTGATCAGGTACGGAAGCCTTGTCCTGTGGTGCGGCAAGACGTGTCTAATGTTCCAATGGAACAGAGGAATGGTAACCCAAGGAGGTCAGATGATGACTTACTGAAGCAATCATCTGAAATGGTTTTATCAGCACCTACCACCCATGCAAACTTTGCCTCTCCTTCAGTGAAAACACAGCTGGACTCTAGCACAATGGTAAGTATACTTCCAAAGACATAATCAAATGCTATTTGGTTGGTATTTCCTTAAGCTCACAGGGTGGAAATTCCTCTTCAAGAGATGTTGCATTTGGTTTTCGTTTTGCTTATACTGCCACCACGGCGGCGTCTGTTTATCCTTGTGTTTATGAATTTGAACTTCGCTTGTGAAGAGTTAATTTGTTTTGTGAATCTGTTTTGTGTACTCATCAGGTTAATTTCTCTGCCCCAGCTGCGACCATTTTCCCAGGAACTATTGTTACAACGACACAAGGTCAGAAAAAAACTCTGGAGGCACAAGGTTCTTCGCTACCACCATTGAGGTAAAAGAGCTGGCTGGTTTGTGAAAGAGAAACTATTTACAATGTCCAGAAGTATTCTtccttttgatatatttttttctgataaCCTACTTCTCATTTCTTtgcaaataataattattattgaaGTCTTATAGTATGGGTTAACTTACAGTAAGAGGCAAAAACTGTGTGAAACTTCTTTAGCTGGAAGTGGTAAAAAGTTCAATGATGTTACGGAACTCAGTGGCATCAATCTTATGGTATGTTCTCTGGTAGCTACACTTCTCGATTTGAAAACCTGGATACAGAGAAACGAATAAACCAATATTGTTTTCTGAACATGTTCCAGGAAGAGGAAAGAGAATTATTATCTTCTCTAACTAAAAATAACAGTCGTGTTTTCAAATCATTTCGAAGAGTTGCGTATGAGGAGGAAGGAAGAACGATTTTGCAGAAAGCTCCACTGCAGAGAAAGCTGGCTGGAATTAGTTGGGTTTAACCCATCTCTTAGATGCGTCTTTAGATATTTCCTTGGAATCACTTGGagaaaaagtttatatatactTTCAAATATGACAGTGGCAAAAAGTGGTATAAAGCATATCAAGGATGATGTTGAGCGGTGCTTGTCTCTGGTGAGATgtcattttttttgtgaattatTAGCCTACAATTTATTCtccttgttttttttgttcttcctCATGTATTTGCGTATTCAGTGTGTGGAGGAAAGGATGCGTGTATTGTTGTCTAAGATAATCCGGACTTCAAAGCAGGTTAGTCTACTTTCTTCTCCAGCTTTATTGTGTCAAGATGTTTGTGAAGTTTAACAGAACTTTGGCAGCGGACTGATCCCGAGAAGTGTAGAAATCGGATTTGTATCACATCTGATATCCGGAAACAAATCAACGAAATGAATCAGAAGGAAAAAGATGAACAGGAAAAGAAACATGGTGGAGAAGAAGAGCTTAAGGTTTCTCCTGAGACCTGAGCTCAATATCTATTTTCTTAGTTACCAAGTAAAGTAATAACGTCTTTGTTTTTCTGTTTTCCGTGATGCAGAATGATACAGCAAAAGAAGATAAACGTTCAGAGCAAGTGAAGGTATTTAGAAACTGAGCCAACTAGATAAACCTTAGGAGACTGAAAGAGGTTCTATAATAATGTCAGGCAAATAAGGAGCAAGCCGAAAAGAGAGCTAAGGCTGCAAATGATGCTGCCCTTGCATCCGTTGGAGGAGATAATGTGTTTTCAAAATGGAAACTTATGGCAGAAGCACGTCAGAAACCTTCTTCAGAGACAAGAAGAAACGCCAAAAAACTTTCTGGTTATTCTTGATCAAAGCTTCTTCGACTTATGGCTTTGGATTCTTTATGTTTAGTGTTCCAAGTTGATGATTcgagtatgtttttttttttatgttaggTGGTCAAAGATTAGGGAAGAAGAACCATGGTTCACCAAAAGTGGTCCGTTCAATCTCTGTGAAGGATGTGATTGCTGTTGTGGAAAAAGAGCATCAGATGTCCAGATCGACGCTACTGTATCGCTTATACGATAGTATCTGCTCGTATGTTCCAACCCAAGATAAGACATAGAAATTACTAATATCAAAGACAAGTCTTTCTaacatttttgtttcttcttattCCATTGAAAGTGATACCATTACAAAATCCTAAGCATGATCAAGATGCTAAAGTACATCCTTATTCCTTCTCTTGAGtctatgatataaaaaaaagcTGCTTGCTTATTTCTAGTTTCTGCCTGATCCCTTCATGCCAACTCCATCGTGTCCAtatcctcctccaccaccaccaccaccaccgcatGAACCGCCACACCCACCACCAACACATGAACCGCCAcacccaccaccaccaccaccaccaccgccaatGATGACTCCACCACCAATACCACCTGACCCGTATCCTGGACCGCCTCCTCTGTTGCCTCCATCCCAACCTAAACCACCGCCGGATCCAAACCCACCTCCACCACCGATcacaacaccaccaccaccaccacctggTCCGTATCCACCATATCCTGGGCCACCTCCGCCATAGCCACCAGCTGTGAGTTGACCCTTAAATCTGGTTACGTGTCGGTTACTCTTTCCTATCTCATTGGATCCTGCTTTACCTCTCATGAACGCACCTTCTCTTGCAGCCTCTCCAATCATATGGCCAGTGAGGCATAAATACAAGGAAACAAGAAACCACAACATCACTCTGCCCATGATGGCTACTTAGTGAGTGACACAATAGTTTTGGTAGAGTCGGAGAAAGGAAGGACTTGTGACTGAATACAAAGCCACACACACATCACTATTTTTATAAGCACATAATATAAGGTAATAGTAAGCATGGGCGGGCCAGGAGAGAGGTGCATATAGGGTGGCTCACCAAAACCATTTTCAGTTGATGGGTCTGATTCGCATGATTTATTCCCACCCCTTTTAAGTTTTGTTGTCATTATTCATTTGCAGTCTCATCCATTAAAAAGAAGTCTGCAAAAAATAATAGAATTAATTTACTACCATGGCGAAGCCACCCGTTACATTACCTACATGTGGAGCTATCCCAACGGTaaacaattttataaatattataatttttttgatctgTAACAAGTTGTAAATGTTCctttttaatatatctatagCCATTTCACATAAACGCAGGTTGGGCTGGAGATTCAAAGAGTGACTATTTTAGAAAAACATTTCACTCGAGTCCTTGAATCTATATGGGTTGGAGAAGATGACCTGAAAATCCAGATTAATAGACCATAGGAGTTAATTAACCTGGAATTTTAGCCCATTTTCACCAATCCATATGAATCCAGGAACACGAGTAAGATATTTCCTAAAATAACCATATTTTAGGGCTCGGTCCCGTCTCTGCGACGACATAAAAGACCGATGCGTCTTGGAATAAAACGTCAAACAGAGCAGGATTGGCCAGGATACCCAATTCATCTTTGATAACACAACACTCATCTGACAAATCAACAACATGATGCAGATACATGAAATCTTTGGTAGCCTTAAATTTCCTCTGCCTTCGTTGATATCTCATTCTCTCAGCTCTCTAGTGACCTAAACAATGATGTGGATAGTTTGGCAAAAAGTACCTTAACTCCTTTGTGTTACGCCCCGTTTAAGGGTTAGATGTTTGGACCTCATGCCTTTTAATGATAGCTTggtgcaagaaaaaaaaaagagtatggAGTGACAATGTGATTTTGTAGTGGCTATTATAATTGAGAGAATGTATAGAAGATTTATAAcaagaattttatttatagcGGGAATAAAATAAAAGTCTAAAACCGAAATACAAAAGAGTAGAGACCGGTTTATTAAGAAGTCGCGTTGGTAATTGTCTTGATTtttaaacaaaaccaaaacgtCGTACTATTATATATTTCCGCACGTGCCGCCAGTAACGAGAGGCCTGTAATCAATTTAGGTATTCGATGAACGTTCCTCTCTTCGATTCATCATCATTTTATTCTCTATCGCTTTCTTTCTGGGGCTCGACGTTCATCAccctttttcctttttctccTCAAAACATGACGACGAGCTTGGATCGGTGGGAGAAGGATCCTTTCTTTCCCGCTGCTGAAGAGGTTCAGGAATCCGCTGACAGGTTTTCATTCTAGATCTGTCTGAAAAATCATTTCTTCGATTTTAGATCTGACAATCACAACAAAGTGTCTTGCAGGATGGAGTCAGCTTACAGGACATGGAGGATCCACGGCAAACAAGGCTCTTCAAACGTATGGGACTCTGAACAGCTTCACAGAGACCTCCACGCCGCTCTCGGAACCACCAAATGGCAGTTAGACGAGTTCCAACGCGCTGTTCAATCCAGCTACCACAACCGTCTCAGTCTCAGCGACGATACTCGCGACAGGCACCAAGAGTTTACCTTCGCTATGGAGGCTCAAGTCGCCAAAATCGAGAAGTCTCTCAAGGAAGCTGCCCGATCCGACGGCAAAGGAACCCCGAGATGGGTTCGTTTGGACGAAGACGATCGCAACGAGCTCGCACTCTTCTTGACTGGACCTTCTGAATCCGATAGGAAACAGCATAGAAGGGCGGCCAGTGCTACTATAAACATCGGTGCTTGGAACATTGACGAGAAACCTTCTGGTGAGCCGTTGGTTAGGAAAGTTCCCAGCGTCTCTGGCTTTTTAAACCATATGGAACCCAAGAACTGTATTAGAAAGTGGAAGGCGTTGGATCGTCAAGGAGACTCTGATGCTGCTGCGTTGTTGCCTATCCAAACGAACCAAGTAAGATCTCCCAAACGCTGAGATTTGTGTACGAATCTGTATGTAGTAAGAGGGGTTTTTCTTGTTTCTCAGCAAGTTGTGAATGGATGTTTTGAGAGGGACAAGAGCTGTGTGGAGTGCGAGGAGGATTGTTATGATAAGCAGCTTCACGGTTGGTATGGAGCTTTGCAGAGGCAACTTCAACGGTCTCAGTATCAAATGCGATATAGCAAATCCCTTCAAGCGACCATTTGGATTcttcttttggtttttcttaTAGGTAAATTACTTTCTTCATTCAGAGGTCTCACATGCATATTAGAAACCAATGGTTATGTTTTTGTCGTTGCAGTGGTAGTGGCAGTGCACAGAATGTAGAAGGAAGACCACGTTAGAGTTCATTCATCTTCTGTGTAACTGGCGGATTTGGCCAAAGTCTACATTTTTACTGTACAGTAGTAATTCCACTGttattgattgtttttttttttgtaacatagaAACGCAGTTTTGGTTCAGATTATTCATTGAGAGAAAAGTAAGAAAGAATCTTGGACTTCTCTTTGTTACAACCAATTCGGTTCTAAATTGGAACATTGTGAGAATGGATGTTTTGTAATACAGAAATGCATCTTTCAATTCGATTAAATGAAGCGGTtttcattaaataaataatcagAATATTTCTTTTACAACCAATCCGAGCAGAATGAAGAAATGGTATTATTCGTGTCCTTTATAGTTAGGTGAAGACATTTTGTACAATACATGGTTGCTGCTTCCTATATCATTGTATTCGAAACTATAATcttcttatataaaaatgaacCGACTTACTAAGTTGATAATGAAAATAGCCCTAGGTCGTCGACTATACACCTTCTAACTTCTGCGCTCTATTTACATCTTCAACGAATTGTTCTTGCTCTTTGAGCATTTTGATCCTGTCTCAAACTCTGAAGCCACCGTCCTGATGCTTCCCATAAGGCCATAAGTTAACATATCCATTTTGCACAGACCTATGTAGCTTAATTATGACCACCTGATGCAGCCGTATACTGCGAAGAATCTACTGTGCAAAGGACGTTTCCTGAAACTTAAGTGTTTGGTAAGACAAATCTAAATCAATCTATTTTTCTGCCTGTAGATTCATCAGAAATTCAGACACGATTTAAGCTCATAAGAGAAATTGAGGAGAAAGAAGCCTCTCACCATGGGAGTGTTTCTTGATGCTGAGATGAGGAAGGCGGGAGATCAAGAGCAATAATGATATTGCATCCTTTGTTGATCTTATGTGTTTTCAACTTTAACCCACAGTTTTTTTTCCAGAATTTTGAATTGTAAACATAACTAGACtatgataatttttaaaagtgcg belongs to Brassica rapa cultivar Chiifu-401-42 chromosome A07, CAAS_Brap_v3.01, whole genome shotgun sequence and includes:
- the LOC103829049 gene encoding transcription initiation factor TFIID subunit 4 isoform X2 yields the protein MDPSLLKLLEEDDEDESMHSKEDVDAFQASLIREIEGGNHSWSQQFAAWNNGITRDANTNKLHILESTQMKEQQQQQQQQHSDRELKPEDESPVQLNHNLPQNHLQPDGLSENPSHVPQATDLQSRNNSISMEQPVGSVNLGPTQLQVGELFRLLRPQVDKDRGKQLNTLFYKFKSNEVTKESFLRQARNIVGERMILWAVRKLQQQGNKGVKVPDGSNHYREPFTSADQSLIQSLTEDISAKKSDTYGSHDNQLHSTSSGTLSSSATVHGLHNSESPVSVNGPAMVHGGPIFPNQNNSSLPINPAPCRGSVTKDQTMSNDQTVAHVKQKLTDQSFDQVRKPCPVVRQDVSNVPMEQRNGNPRRSDDDLLKQSSEMVLSAPTTHANFASPSVKTQLDSSTMVNFSAPAATIFPGTIVTTTQGQKKTLEAQGSSLPPLSKRQKLCETSLAGSGKKFNDVTELSGINLMEEERELLSSLTKNNSRVFKSFRRVAYEEEGRTILQKAPLQRKLAGIMAKSGIKHIKDDVERCLSLCVEERMRVLLSKIIRTSKQRTDPEKCRNRICITSDIRKQINEMNQKEKDEQEKKHGGEEELKNDTAKEDKRSEQVKANKEQAEKRAKAANDAALASVGGDNVFSKWKLMAEARQKPSSETRRNAKKLSGGQRLGKKNHGSPKVVRSISVKDVIAVVEKEHQMSRSTLLYRLYDSICSYVPTQDKT
- the LOC103829049 gene encoding transcription initiation factor TFIID subunit 4 isoform X1; this translates as MDPSLLKLLEEDDEDESMHSKEDVDAFQASLIREIEGGNHSWSQQFAAWNNGITRDANTNKLHILESTQMKEQQQQQQQQHSDRELKPEDESPVQLNHNLPQNHLQPDGLSENPSHVPQATDLQSRNNSISMEQPVGSVNLGPTQLQVGELFRLLRPQVDKDRGKQLNTLFYKFKSNEVTKESFLRQARNIVGERMILWAVRKLQQQGNKGVKVPDGSNHYREPFTSAEDQSLIQSLTEDISAKKSDTYGSHDNQLHSTSSGTLSSSATVHGLHNSESPVSVNGPAMVHGGPIFPNQNNSSLPINPAPCRGSVTKDQTMSNDQTVAHVKQKLTDQSFDQVRKPCPVVRQDVSNVPMEQRNGNPRRSDDDLLKQSSEMVLSAPTTHANFASPSVKTQLDSSTMVNFSAPAATIFPGTIVTTTQGQKKTLEAQGSSLPPLSKRQKLCETSLAGSGKKFNDVTELSGINLMEEERELLSSLTKNNSRVFKSFRRVAYEEEGRTILQKAPLQRKLAGIMAKSGIKHIKDDVERCLSLCVEERMRVLLSKIIRTSKQRTDPEKCRNRICITSDIRKQINEMNQKEKDEQEKKHGGEEELKNDTAKEDKRSEQVKANKEQAEKRAKAANDAALASVGGDNVFSKWKLMAEARQKPSSETRRNAKKLSGGQRLGKKNHGSPKVVRSISVKDVIAVVEKEHQMSRSTLLYRLYDSICSYVPTQDKT
- the LOC103829049 gene encoding transcription initiation factor TFIID subunit 4 isoform X3; this translates as MTRHSVISEGGNHSWSQQFAAWNNGITRDANTNKLHILESTQMKEQQQQQQQQHSDRELKPEDESPVQLNHNLPQNHLQPDGLSENPSHVPQATDLQSRNNSISMEQPVGSVNLGPTQLQVGELFRLLRPQVDKDRGKQLNTLFYKFKSNEVTKESFLRQARNIVGERMILWAVRKLQQQGNKGVKVPDGSNHYREPFTSAEDQSLIQSLTEDISAKKSDTYGSHDNQLHSTSSGTLSSSATVHGLHNSESPVSVNGPAMVHGGPIFPNQNNSSLPINPAPCRGSVTKDQTMSNDQTVAHVKQKLTDQSFDQVRKPCPVVRQDVSNVPMEQRNGNPRRSDDDLLKQSSEMVLSAPTTHANFASPSVKTQLDSSTMVNFSAPAATIFPGTIVTTTQGQKKTLEAQGSSLPPLSKRQKLCETSLAGSGKKFNDVTELSGINLMEEERELLSSLTKNNSRVFKSFRRVAYEEEGRTILQKAPLQRKLAGIMAKSGIKHIKDDVERCLSLCVEERMRVLLSKIIRTSKQRTDPEKCRNRICITSDIRKQINEMNQKEKDEQEKKHGGEEELKNDTAKEDKRSEQVKANKEQAEKRAKAANDAALASVGGDNVFSKWKLMAEARQKPSSETRRNAKKLSGGQRLGKKNHGSPKVVRSISVKDVIAVVEKEHQMSRSTLLYRLYDSICSYVPTQDKT
- the LOC103829049 gene encoding transcription initiation factor TFIID subunit 4 isoform X4 gives rise to the protein MKEQQQQQQQQHSDRELKPEDESPVQLNHNLPQNHLQPDGLSENPSHVPQATDLQSRNNSISMEQPVGSVNLGPTQLQVGELFRLLRPQVDKDRGKQLNTLFYKFKSNEVTKESFLRQARNIVGERMILWAVRKLQQQGNKGVKVPDGSNHYREPFTSAEDQSLIQSLTEDISAKKSDTYGSHDNQLHSTSSGTLSSSATVHGLHNSESPVSVNGPAMVHGGPIFPNQNNSSLPINPAPCRGSVTKDQTMSNDQTVAHVKQKLTDQSFDQVRKPCPVVRQDVSNVPMEQRNGNPRRSDDDLLKQSSEMVLSAPTTHANFASPSVKTQLDSSTMVNFSAPAATIFPGTIVTTTQGQKKTLEAQGSSLPPLSKRQKLCETSLAGSGKKFNDVTELSGINLMEEERELLSSLTKNNSRVFKSFRRVAYEEEGRTILQKAPLQRKLAGIMAKSGIKHIKDDVERCLSLCVEERMRVLLSKIIRTSKQRTDPEKCRNRICITSDIRKQINEMNQKEKDEQEKKHGGEEELKNDTAKEDKRSEQVKANKEQAEKRAKAANDAALASVGGDNVFSKWKLMAEARQKPSSETRRNAKKLSGGQRLGKKNHGSPKVVRSISVKDVIAVVEKEHQMSRSTLLYRLYDSICSYVPTQDKT
- the LOC103829048 gene encoding ctenidin-3-like, with protein sequence MGRVMLWFLVSLYLCLTGHMIGEAAREGAFMRGKAGSNEIGKSNRHVTRFKGQLTAGGYGGGGPGYGGYGPGGGGGGVVIGGGGGFGSGGGLGWDGGNRGGGPGYGSGGIGGGVIIGGGGGGGGGCGGSCVGGGCGGSCGGGGGGGGGYGHDGVGMKGSGRN
- the LOC103829050 gene encoding uncharacterized protein LOC103829050, whose product is MNVPLFDSSSFYSLSLSFWGSTFITLFPFSPQNMTTSLDRWEKDPFFPAAEEVQESADRMESAYRTWRIHGKQGSSNVWDSEQLHRDLHAALGTTKWQLDEFQRAVQSSYHNRLSLSDDTRDRHQEFTFAMEAQVAKIEKSLKEAARSDGKGTPRWVRLDEDDRNELALFLTGPSESDRKQHRRAASATINIGAWNIDEKPSGEPLVRKVPSVSGFLNHMEPKNCIRKWKALDRQGDSDAAALLPIQTNQQVVNGCFERDKSCVECEEDCYDKQLHGWYGALQRQLQRSQYQMRYSKSLQATIWILLLVFLIVVVAVHRM